From Candidatus Poribacteria bacterium:
ACCGCGAATTAGAACACGGCATCACGCAACAGCAGCTTGATGCTTTGGGTATCAATGCTAACGGCAAAAGGGTGTTGGACGTTGGATGCGGACCGGGGAACCTGCTTGTTGTGCTCTCCGCTGATACTCCAGAACTCCTTGTTGGCGTTGATGTAGATACGATCTTTTTGAAGGTGGGACGCTCTGAAATTGAGAAGTTGATTGAAAAGTCCACTATAACCCCTGCTTTGCTACGTGCTGCACTCCCGACGCTCCCCTTTGCAGATGCGTCTTTTGATCTCGTAACCTGCTTCCTCGTCATGCCACATGTCCCCGATGACAGAGCGGCTTTGACTGAACTCGCGCGGGTCTTGAAACCAGGTGGGGTGCTTGCTATTTCTGGACACGGCTTAGGATTTCCGCTTCGCTATCTCAAACGCTTCAGGCTGAAACCCTTGCAGATGTATCTCGCCAGTCTGATTTATAGATGCACTGGGAAAAAATTGGTCCGGAACACGCTGCAGAATGATAAAAAAATGTGCGACATCTTAAAGAGTATCGGTGTGGTCCCAGAAATGCAGCACTACAACAGAAAAGTGCTTGGATGCGTCGCGACTTACTGGATTAAGGCGATTAAAAGCGAAGTGAGTCCTAAAGCCACGCAGTAGTAAGAGAACACCGAGAATTTACCTCGGTTAAGCATGACCAATAGAAATCGCAACGCGATGTAACCGACGATAAACGAGGCGAGCATACCGGTACCCATGATATGGAGCGGGACACTGGTATCTCCAACATCCCGGATTTTAAGCGCAACTGCACCGAGTATGGCAGGAATTGAGAGCAGA
This genomic window contains:
- a CDS encoding methyltransferase domain-containing protein, with translation MTKWHRSYIQNAYRELEHGITQQQLDALGINANGKRVLDVGCGPGNLLVVLSADTPELLVGVDVDTIFLKVGRSEIEKLIEKSTITPALLRAALPTLPFADASFDLVTCFLVMPHVPDDRAALTELARVLKPGGVLAISGHGLGFPLRYLKRFRLKPLQMYLASLIYRCTGKKLVRNTLQNDKKMCDILKSIGVVPEMQHYNRKVLGCVATYWIKAIKSEVSPKATQ